The following are from one region of the Falco cherrug isolate bFalChe1 chromosome 19, bFalChe1.pri, whole genome shotgun sequence genome:
- the NACA gene encoding nascent polypeptide-associated complex subunit alpha: MPGEATETVPATEQELPQPQAETGSGTESDSDESVPELEEQDSTQATTQQAQLAAAAEIDEEPVSKAKQSRSEKKARKAMSKLGLRQVTGVTRVTIRKSKNILFVITKPDVYKSPASDTYIVFGEAKIEDLSQQAQLAAAEKFKVQGETVSNIQENTQTPTVQEESEEEEVDETGVEVKDIELVMSQANVSRAKAVRALKNNSNDIVNAIMELTM; this comes from the exons ATGCCTGGCGAAGCTACAGAAACCGTCCCGGCCACGGAGCAGGAGCTGCCGCAGCCGCAGGCTGAGACAG GGTCTGGAACAGAGTCTGACAGTGATGAATCCGTACCAGAGCTCGAAGAGCAAGACTCTACACAGGCCACGACGCAGCAGGCACAG cttgcagcagcagctgaaatagATGAAGAACCtgtcagcaaagcaaaacagagccGGAGCGAAAAGAAAGCACGGAAG GCAATGTCTAAACTGGGCCTTCGCCAGGTGACAGGAGTAACCAGAGTCACCATCCGGAAATCTAAGAACATCCTCTTCGTCATCACAAAGCCAGACGTATACAAGAGCCCAGCATCAGACACCTACATAGTCTTTGGTGAAGCGAAG atCGAAGACCTGTCCCAGCaagcccagctggcagctgccgaAAAGTTCAAAGTGCAAGGAGAAACTGTTTCAAACAtccaagaaaacacacagactCCCACCGTGCAGGAGGAGAGCGAGGAAGAGGAG GTTGACGAAACTGGCGTCGAGGTGAAAGACATTGAGCTGGTGATGTCACAGGCGAACGTGTCCCGAGCAAAGGCAGTCCGTGCCCTGAAGAACAACAGTAACGATATTGTAAACGCTATAATG gAGTTGACGATGTAG
- the PTGES3 gene encoding prostaglandin E synthase 3 — protein MRRAAAGGGAAGILLRHQRWAPPRAECAGHCGNEAAPSRAPSPPQRRRRRSHGPACLPARSPLPSAATQSRTRSLATPLPVPRQERQPEPPPFAMQPASAKWYDRRDYVFIEFCVEDSKDVNVNFEKSKLTFSCLGGSDNFKHLNEIDLFNNIDPNESKHKRTDRSILCCLRKGESGQAWPRLTKERAKLNWLSVDFNNWKDWEDDSDEDMSNFDRFSEMMNNMGGDDDVDLPEVDGADDDSPDSDDEKMPDLE, from the exons ATGCGCAGGGcagcggcgggaggcggcgcggCGGGTATTTTGCTGCGTCACCAGCGCTGGGCGCCGCCGAGGGCCGAGTGCGCGGGGCATTGTGGGAACGAGGCCGCGCCGAGCCGAGCCCCGAGTCCgccgcagcgccgccgccgccggagTCAcggccctgcctgcctgcccgcccgctCGCCGCTGCCGTCCGCCGCCACTCAGAGCCGGACCCGGAGCCTGGCCACCCCTCTCCCCGTCCCCCGCCAGGAGCGCCAGCCGGAGCCGCCGCCATTCGCCAT GCAGCCCGCTTCTGCGAAGTGGTACGACCGGAGGGACTATGTCTTTATTGAATTTTGCGTTGAAGACAGTAAAGATGTTAatgtaaattttgaaaaatccaAACTTACGTTCAG tTGTCTTGGAGGAAGTGATAACTTTAAACATTTAAACGAAATTGACCTTTTTAATAATATTGATCCAAAT GAATCAAAGCATAAAAGAACAGACAGATCTATCTTGTGTTGTTTACGAAAAGGAGAATCTGGTCAGGCATGGCCGAGGTTAACAAAAGAGAGGGCAAAG CTCAACTGGCTCAGTGTGGACTTCAACAACTGGAAAGATTGGGAAGATGATTCAGATGAAGACATGTCCAACTTCGATCGCTTTTCTGAG ATGATGAATAACATGGGCGGAGATGACGACGTAGACTTGCCAGAAGTAGATGGGGCAGATGAT gACTCGCCAGACAGTGATGATGAAA aaatgCCGGATCTGGAGTAA